aaacctttAAAcactttccttgtctttttcaaaGTGATTCCTTAAACCATACAAGCCCCCAAGAGGCTGCCTTGGGCTAGTGCATGGGAGCCGGAAAGTGGAACTGACCACGTGGGGCTCCACTGTCTGGCGTGGGccaagtgcaaaaaaaaaaaaaaaaaaaaaagaaccaacccccccccccaaaccaacaacaacaacaacaaaacaaagcccccAAAACCCACCCCAAcccaaaaaaccaacaaaacccaGAAAGGTGAGAAAAGGTGGTATGTCCACTCGGGTCCCCGCAGAGGCTGAAGAGGCTGGTGATGACCCAACCGCTCTGACCTAACTGCTTCCTCCTTGGGGCGGACCTCTTGCCCAGACGGCCCGGCAGCGGGGAGCCGGCCAGCTCTCTAGCAGCTTCGGCACCCAGGCCCCCACCTTTGGAAGGGGCTTTTCCCAAAATACCAGGGCAGCTGGGCGCTTCACCCCGCGAAGCAGCTTTGCCCCATGGGGCCCTAGTTTCCAGGTCTCTTAAGTGGGGTGCTCTCCGCCCACCTCACACTGACGTCGGGCCTTGATCAGCCCTTCTTTCCAGAGCAGTGGAGGGATGCAGCTCATTTTGCCCCGGGCCCCTTCGGGGGGCAAGAATGAAAGGGGGCTGTGGGAAGCTAGAGGCCCCAGCGCCAGCAACCTCGAACGCCACCGGATCCTCAGCAGCTGCCTGGACGCCAGCGGTGCTTTACGAAGAGGCCTTGCCGCCCAAtacacccatttcacagaagggCACGCTCAGGGTCGGAGACGGAAATGAAGACGGAGGTGTCCCAACTTCCCATCTCAAACCAGAGACACGGGACCTCACCTGTTTCCTATGACACgtgggcggggaggaggaggtggcattGAGGGGAGAATGACCGATGCCCCAACCGCTACTGAACATGGGAAGAGATCGGGCTTTGAGGgatatttcacatataaaaataaagcgAACCAGAACGCGACTTCTGCTTGGTAGTTAGGTAAACGGAAAAGCagcaaggggagagggagggcccgGAGAAGGCTGATTCGtgcaagagtgtgtgtgtgtgtggggggggttatGGGTTTCTCGCTCAGAGCCACCCTCGGAGAGGCAGGAGGGCTCCGCTTGCTCTGGACCCTGTGCCCACCTAGACCCCCCCCCCGGGGAGGTGCCCACCTCGAAGCAGCGTGCGCGTGTGCCTCTGCGTGTgcggaggtggggtggggccacgcggcggaggggcaggggcaggcattcccttccccccatggtcACCCCCAGTCCCTCTGGATCACTGCCTAAGATTCTCCCGGAGTCTACAGCTCCTTCTTCCTGAAGCCTGCAACCCCCACCCGGCCAGGCAAACTCAGGGGCGTCACGGTCTTTGgggtgatggggagggagggaccagAGGACGGGACACGCTGGCAACCAAACGGAAGAGAGCAAGGAACCCAACTGTATCCACTCACCAGCCTTCCTGGAGAAAGTCACCGATGACACAACAGTGGGGCTCCCGctgacccccaccctccccaagcGTGGGCTCCAAGCCCCGGGCCCCTGCAGTTCTGGCTAGTTCCCTTGGGGACAGCTGTCTTCCTGCCCTTTGAAGGAGGGTGGGTGTGGAGTGTGGGCCCAGGACAGGAGGGAGGCCTCCCCACCTCGGGccaaggagagagagcagggaccCCAGGGACCGGCAGCCGGGTCTGGGTTTCCGTCCCCGGTTCCTAACATTGCCACCTCGCCTGTGCAATCATTGCTTcactagtttttctttaaatatctctttctctcccccccgcTCCCGCCCCAGCCCCATAGGAATCCCAcgatattttttttctatttctttttttttttcctctttttttgttttttgtttttctgcaaaaCTAACTCTTTCACTTTTCCTGTCATAAAATCACCTCTGAAAACACGacttctttacaaaaaaaaagtcacgaATGACACGGACTCTCAGGAAAACACATTTCTATGGTCTCTGGAAACACCTGTAACTGGCACCCAGGTGGTCGTTCACCCGGGGTGAGGGGtcgggtcgggggggggggggggagtccccTCCGAGGACAGAGGAGAGATACCAGCCcttctttggggaggggggaagccaaTTGGCACTTGGACGGCCACAGAGCCGACAcaaagggcagggtggggaggggtctaGGAGTGCCAGCCCCCCAAACCCTGTGAGGGCCCTTGCTCTAcatcctggggtggggagggacgggGGCCACGCCACAGCCCCCCGCAGGGAGATTCGGAAGAACGAGTCCTCCTGTACTTCGGGCAAAGGCATTTGCTACCTAACAGGAttccctttctgcctccttcGACCACCTTTTGCCATCGCGCTTCTGGGCTGACACACCCCTGGCCGCGCCCACCACGAAGCTCCCCTGGGCGACGCGCAGGGACAGGCCACTCAGGCCAGACTGACAGCCGGGGCCGGCCGGCAGGGTGGCCTCCCGCAGGGCACGGGAGCCCTGGTCtcgcccaccctccccctcccaaagAACACAGGCCCCCTCTTTGGTCGCCCCCTTTGGCCTGCCTGCCCTCCCAGTGCCCGGCCTAAAGCTGGGGTGGGTCTCTGCCATTGGCATGGATGGCCATTGGCATGGCCCGGAGCTACCCACAGCTTCGAGCAGGCTGTGCTGGGAGGAAGCCTCAGCAGTCGGacgcaagagagagggagggggcgggcgaAGCCggaggccccccacccccacccccagaatggTTTCCaggcttcctctccccctcctccgcccctccctcccaccccagggacGGGGGAAGAAGGGGATGGCCCCGGCGGGGGTCTCCCCCTTCCACCTCAGTCCTCACCATGCCGTGTCTGCAGCAGAGGCCCGGCTGGTTGCGCCCACCACCCCGAGGAGGAGGGCTTGGGGGCACACACACCAGCACTGGGGGGCTGAGGGGATCAGCCTGTGGCCTCACAGCAAACTCCTTGAGGCCCGGGCCAGGTCTGGGCAAGGAAAGGTCCAGGCCTTCGACGACGCTATTCCGTGGAACCCTCAAGGGGGCCGCCTGAAAGCCCGGGCCCAGCGCACATATGCGTAGGCGCACAGACACGCCAAGGGGCGGCAGAGGAGTGCGCCAGCCGGAAGTTTCTACAGCAGGTTCTTGTAGCACCTTTGGTGGAGAACTGAAGGGGCCTTTAAAGATGCTAGGAGGCTGTGGCAAGGGGAGGTCCCTGCCAGTCCCTCCCACCTTTGAGATGGGGATTGGGAAAGAGACTGGGTGGGGTGGAGCCTAAGGGGACCTGCTTGGGTCTTGGCCAAAAGCGGGCAGGAAGACCGAGGCCTCCGGTCCAGCTCCTGCTGCATTCGTTGATATGGAGGGAGGGGCCGAAGCTGGCCTCACCTCAACCTCTGTCTGGGCTTTgccatccctgcccctcctgcccaggcatctgggggaaggaaagaggcagtGCCCATACGGGGAAGGGGTCTCCTAAGGGGCCCCGCAGCTGCCGGGTTAGCACCGAGAAATCAGATGCTGTGTGCGCGAGCTGGAAGCAAGCCGGGGGAGAGAGAGCGGGATGTGGAGGAGGCAGCCAACTCTGGGTTCCGGGgctccccaggagccccccagcGGGCCCCACCATACATGGGCTGGGAGGGTGCCAAGAGACAAGGAGGAGGACTTCTGAGTGCCCTGGCCCCACCCCGGCCCAAATCCATTCCGGGACGGCCGCTCCCCCAGGCTTCGGGGGGTTCCAACCGCCCAGCCCCCTCCCGGGGTCAACACCGAGCCATCTGAAACAAGCAAAGCACGGGCAGAGGTgtctgagggcaggggtgggggcaagagCAGGGCTCTGGGCAGGAgggcccccccagcccccccccacctcggTGGAGCCCCTTCACTTGCTCACCCCGCTGCCGCCACCACCCCCAGTGGCACCTGCTACCCCAGTAGCCACCTTCTCGAAATCCTCAGGGTTGCAGAATTCCTTGATAGTGACTGTCAGAAGGTTGCTGGTGACATCGGTGACGACCACGTTGGAGCAGGGTGACATCTCGGGGCGCCAGTCCCCAGCTTCGGGCTCAGAGGAGGCGCCGGCAGGCTCAGGGGCCACGGGAGGCGCCTGGCCCGTGGCAGCCGTGACGTCGGGAGGCACCCTCTTGCTGGTGGCCGCCACCTCGGGAGGGATGGACAGGTCGAGCACCTCAGGCTCACGCCAGTCGGGAGCGGATGGGCTCATGGTCTCAGGGAGCAGCTTGGGGGGCGCGTCATCGGGGTCGGAGGAGGACTGCGGTGCCGGGGAGGGGCAGCCGGAGGAGCTGGAGCTGCGGGCGTCATAGGGGGCGGCGGGGGCCGCCAGCAGCAGCCCGGGGCCCGGGGAGGCGGCAGGGTCGGCCTTGCCCGCTGGCGGGGGAGGCGGAGGGCCGGGCGGGGGCTTATTGTACAGCGCGAAGGTGCCGAACTTCATGTGGCGGATCTGGGTGCGCAGGATGCTCTCGCTGAACTTCTTGCTTTTGCCGATGACGCGGTTCCTGGAGGGGACTTTGGGGCGAGCGAGGgctcctgccccctgcccggTGCCCGCTCCACCCGTGCCCTTGTCGATCACCTTCAGGTTCAGGATGATGCGGTTTCGCTTGGGCTCCCGAGGCTTCACCTTGCGATTGATGATGCGCACCGTCTCAGAgaaaggggagatgggtgggcGCAGGCCAGGGCTGCCTCCCTGGGGGTCCGGGCGGGGCAGCGGGCGGCGGGACATGCGGTGGCAGCGGCGGATGTCCTTCTTGAGCCGGTGCACGGCCGCGCTGGAGTGCAGCTTGGGCGAGGAGGCGCTGGCACTTGGCTTGACAGAGAAATGCACGTCACTGATGCGGAGGGCCTCAGCCTGGGCTCGCGcctgtggggcagagggaagggctgaGCGGGGGCTCGGCTTCCTGCTGACCTCCTCCGGGTGCTCCTGCGCCAGCCACCCACGAGTACGGTCCCGTTACGCTACCCTGCGAGCCCTTCAGAGAATCAGCTGTGGTCCCGGCCCCGGCTTAGAGATAAAAGGAAGCCCATTCAGACAGGTGAAGCAAAGTGCAAGAGGCCTGAAAGCAGGTCGCACCCCCGTCGGGGCCCGCCACGGCTTGGCGGTGGGGCCCTGGGACAGATAGGGCGGGGGCTGCCCTTGCTGACACAGAGGAGTGTCCTCGATCAGGACATGACCTGGAAAGCACACCCTTTGCTCAGAAGCCCCGGACCAACTCTGCTGGGTGAAGGATCCCAGCCTAGCCTGGCACCCCTCCGCAGACCGATACTCGGGGACAGAAAGAAGGGGGAGGCTCCTCCCTGCTTCACTCCACACCCCAACGCCACTGACCTACTCGCAGGGTCCCAAATGCTCTGTGCCCTGTCTCTGAACGGGCTACACTTCCAGTTTGGATTTGCCTCCCCAGCTGATCATCACCCCGGGGACAGATCCTTAGCTCTCCGCCCCTCCTTTATGCTCGCATATGCCCTCCTGTATGCTGTCCTTCCCTTCCCGGGTCTGACTCATGTCTGCCCAGGATCTGGCTCAAGGCCTGGGTCCGAGCAAATCCGTGCCAGTGAATTCCAAAGCCGGCACCCAAAGCCTCGGTTGGAACCCACCCCAGCGAGACATGGGTTTGGTGGGGATGAACCAAGAGGTGGGAACAGCTCCGAATCCGTGCCAAGGTGGCCTGAGGGCTGGATGGCTGAGTGAGTCTGTGGGGCCAGCGAAAAATGTCCCCGGCTGCCGGGCTCAGCTGCACTCCCAGGTGTGAGGCGTGTAAGGCCCCAGGGCTCTGTAGGAGCTCACCTCACTGAAGATGTGGGGTGTGGCAGGGCCCCCAGAGTCCTCAAGTTCAGGGCAAGGGACTCACGAGGCCATCAAGACCGTCCTCCATGGCCAATCCTTCCTTCACTAACAAAACACTAGTCACAAGCCAGCTGCTTGGGGCTGGGACTATAACCATAGCCTCTTCCCTAGGGGCTGCCCCCCATGGAGAGGACAGGTCACAGGCAGTTATGACACTGGGTGACCGACTCAATGTAAGAAAGACTCAATGTAAGAAAGGACGTACGGGGCCTAGAGGAGCAGAGATCAGGCGCACGGGCCCGTCTTGGAGGATGAAGCCTAAGCAGGAGGGAGCCGTGGTCCCTTCTGAGCCTGACACGCCCCAGGCTGCTGCAGAGGCCCCGTGGCCTGCCGCACGGACGCCACTAAGACAAACACTGGGAGCAGACAGCCCAGCAGTGGGAGGATGTAGCGGGCAAGGGACTGAAAGCAATGGCTGGAGAGAGCGGAGGCGATGACAGAACTGTCACCTACAGATACCTTGGCTCCCGGTGGGGGAGACGCGCTAGGCTGTGTCTCCTCCAACCTGGGTGGGCCGAGAGGGAGGACACATTCCCACGGTTGGCCCGTGAGCTCCGCAAGAGTGAGACCTGTAGTTTGGGGTCTCTCTACATCCCACCGCACAGCACTAGACACTTAGCCAGTCCCTGCGAGGTGGCCTGTGTGCCCCTCAGGCAAAACTACATCGTATTTGACCACAACCGCCCAGAAGCGGGGTTTGCGGACTTCTTCAGTGCATTAGCGAGGATCGTCTTTAGAAGGTGGTGGAAACACGCTTCAACGCCACATGGCCCTCCTGGCcacgctggggggggggggggggggggggggtctcctgaGGGCTGCTTGGCCAACAGTCCCTCCGGGCACTAGGTGGCAGCACACACGGCCTAGAATGCCCGGGACCAGGGTGGCCAGCTCCTCCTGTGCACCAGCCAGTGGAACCAGGGACTGGTCTCCTCCTATCCCTCCTCAGACAAAGGCAGGAGAAAGCTAGCCTTTTTCCTCGGCCTGGCAAGCAGGGTCTTTTGCAAGTTCATCCCCAAGGGAGCTCCAGGGGAATCTCCACTCTTTCTGTCCCcgccctgggcgggggggggggggggggggtgtcagcaccctggggggagggggtcagcaTTGATGCCATCCGCATGCTGCCTGAGCTCCCAGACTTCTGTCATCGTGGCTCTGCCCACATCCAGTGGCGAGGGTCCCTGCGGAGCGGGGTTTCCAAACTTTTTATGGGAAACGTTTCTTACTTTGTAACTTCtcaacatatatatgtatcttttgttTGGAAGGGGACCCGTTtaccctttccccctcctctcccctcccccaggtggtTGAGAATTCACTGAAGGTGGGACCTGGGTCTGGCCCGTGAATGAAAAATGGTACCCACGGCCAATGGGTTTACTCCGCTCTGGCCGGTGACAGGCACGGCTCTGAGGGGTTGGCAGGTATTACAGACAGCACAGAAGGTTCGAGACCTGGACTCTACCACCGACTCTCTGTGACCGTGGGCCAGTTACACAACCGCCgtggcctcagttttcctatgAAATGGGGACGACAACCTACCTCACGGGCTCCCGTTTCCTTCAGAACGGTTCCGGAGCAGAAAGTAAGTGCTGAGAATACTTTGTCTCCCAGATACACCGCCTGTCAGGGACTCACAGAGCCCCGGGCCCCGGACCAAACTGATCTCCACCACCCCTTGCAAATATCTACGGTCACTGTCGTAAAGGTCCAGGTCAAGGTCCCGCCATCTGcctctccaccccctgccccaccaacTCTGCGACCATCATGGTTTCCTGTGTGTGTCCACCGTGTCCCCTTAACCTGACGTGTGCTCTCTGAGGGACGGGGGTGAAGGAAAGGAGCAGGAATGGAGGCCAGGAAGCCGGGTGATGGCATCTCACGTaagcctcctcccctctctgggccttgatttTGCTCATGTGCGTAATGGGAATGGTACTCcttcatagggttgttgagaggattaaaggagataatccATGAGGGGCCTCAGCACTGTGTTAGGCCCAGAGCCAGCTCAGGAGCTACGGCTaccgaagaaaaaaaaaaaaaaggcattttgtgAATCCAAGCTCACGGTCATTACTTCACCGCTAGAGGGTGCTCCAGCTGCGCTCACAGCCTGTCACACAGCCCACCCGCCCTCCAGCTGCTCCGCCCCATCCCTCCTCCTAAGAAACATCAAGGGTTAAGTGTGCTCCTCCATGGATCCCGGAGTGTGTGCAGGTTGGGAACAGGAATCGTGGAAACAGGTGGAAGCTAAGGCGTCTTTCGTGTCTGCTTTAAGTCCAAACCCTTGTACACGCACAGACCTTTTGGTCTGGGCTTcttcagccccaccccaccctcacggGGCCTTTTGGGCAAATGGGAGATTCCGAGGTCCTGCATTCGGCAGAGTCTCTCTTCTCTGCAGAGCGCTCCCTGCCCTTACTCAGCCAATCGCCACAAAGTCACAGGCTGTCAGGGTAGGCTGGGGCCCCCAGGCAACTTCAGCACTACTGGGTCAACTGTGGTTTCCCAGGGAGGCCTGCCTGCAGCCTCGCCTGAGTCCTAGGGTCATCTCACCTTCCCTTTCCGACTCtgttctgagaaaaataaaataccaccccccaccccaaactgaACCCTAAGATGGCTTCCTTCCTaggtctccctctcctgctgagGCTAATGTGCTATGCTTtcactccccccgccccatcttCATTACAATGTCCAGAAACGGCCAGCGGTGGGGGTAAGCCAGTGGCTCAGCCCGTGAGAAACTCAAAGCGAAGTGATCTAAGGTCAAATTCAAGCTGCAGTCCCCAGTGAGGAGGGGAGACATGCAGAACCAATCCTGACAGTGAAAGacgctgggggcagggaggcaggtggCCCCCAAATGCCTCTTCTGTTCCCAGCCCTGAAGGAAGCCACATTTACTCTCCCCcgctgggtttgaattccaggcAGAGCCTTAGCAGGGCTGGGGGCGATGAAGGTTCCCTTCATCTAGCGTGTGGAAGTAacctccctgccaccccctcaGGTGGACAGCGTCCACCTGCctcatccaccccccccccccccatgcggGAGCCCTGCTGGCCAGCCCAGACTCTGTTTTCTCAGCGAGGATTATCCTCCCCCCTCACTTCCCACTCCCAGGCCCCTTTGGCTGAAGCTGGAGCTGCCCAGGGCCGGCTGCCAGGGGCTCTTCGGGGGCTCACAACCACCCCTGCCCAGCTGGGGCCCCTCTGGAAAGGTCCGCCTGCCTGGGCAGCCGCGGATCTGTCCCTCCCTTGCAGGCCCCGTGCTGCGCCAGGGCTAGGGGCCCGAGAgggggctgctggggctgggCCAGGTTACCTTCAGGAGGAAAGTTTTGGGTTTGGGTCCCCTCTTCTTGGGCCCATACAGCTCACGCTCCCTCTCCCTGCGGCCGAGAAACGCCAAAGGTTAAAAAGAGCCCCTTCCCGGGCCCCACTCCGCGCTGCCCTCCCCGCTCTCCCGCTTCCCCCGCTTCCCCGCGCGGCGCCCCAGCCGAGCCTTGGCCCCGCCGCCCCTGCCAGCTCCCCAAACTCACTTCTGCTCGAAGGCTGCAATGAGCCGCGAGTCCAGGATGTTCTCCTCGGGTTCCCAAGTGCTGTACCTGCCGAGtcacacatgcacaaaataaaaatgaaaacctaatGGGCAGAGGCACATGCGAGGCAGCAAACATGCGCACCCccccaccaggaaaaaaaaaaggccccgttgcctccctttcccccttgCCCCTGTATCCCGCCGGCACTTACTTGATGGCCCACCCCTTCCATTTCACCAGGTACTCGATGCGTCcctgaaaaacagagaagaaaaaaaggggggagtgggggtggggaggatgcgGGGACGCGAGGAGGCGGTGGCGCGGGGGTGGGCGAGAGGGCCCGGGTTAGCGGGACCGCTTCGCCCCGGTGAGCCGCGGACCCGGACACCGGCTGCCGGGCAAGGCGTCCCACCTCGGGAGGCGGCTCACCTTTCGGATCCGCCGTTTGATGATGGATTCGGCCGCGAAGACCCGCTCGCCCACTGCAGACAGCTCCATCTTGCTCAGCGGCACCCACAGCCCATAATACTCCCTGCTCCCGCGGCCGGTGCTGCACCGCTCGCGCACGCGCCGCAGCGCACAGGCCCCGGCGGGCGGGCGCGCGGCGGGGCGCGCGCTCGTGTTCCAGCTGCGGGCCGTCACGTGACCGCTCGGGGCCGGCGCGCCGTTGCCaggacctccccctcccccggggcgGTTGCTAGGGAAAGTGTGCGCtcgcggggcgggggcgcgcgcTGACTCTTAAAGGGGCCTCGCCTGGCGGCGGGAGTCTGGGCCCGAAACCCGGTGGATGCTAGGCTTGTGCGAAGCCTGGTCGGGCGCAGTGCAGCCCGACAAACACCCTCTCACTCCCCTCTCCGTCTTCCCGGCCCCGGAGAGCTGACACCATCTCCCTCCCTTTAACACCTCCCCCAGGAAAGGCTCGCTAGGCCCCTGCAGGGAAAGGACGTGAGAGTCTGTGCAGCTGCTGCGCATCTTCCCGGCAGAAGTTTGCAAACAGTTAAATATGATACAGCAGAAATGCATTTGCTGTTGCCTTGCCAGGCCCTGCGggaatttctttaaaacattgccctcctcctctccaaTCCATTATTTATGTATTCGTGGGAGTGTG
The genomic region above belongs to Prionailurus bengalensis isolate Pbe53 chromosome B4, Fcat_Pben_1.1_paternal_pri, whole genome shotgun sequence and contains:
- the CBX6 gene encoding chromobox protein homolog 6 isoform X1; translated protein: MELSAVGERVFAAESIIKRRIRKGRIEYLVKWKGWAIKYSTWEPEENILDSRLIAAFEQKERERELYGPKKRGPKPKTFLLKARAQAEALRISDVHFSVKPSASASSPKLHSSAAVHRLKKDIRRCHRMSRRPLPRPDPQGGSPGLRPPISPFSETVRIINRKVKPREPKRNRIILNLKVIDKGTGGAGTGQGAGALARPKVPSRNRVIGKSKKFSESILRTQIRHMKFGTFALYNKPPPGPPPPPPAGKADPAASPGPGLLLAAPAAPYDARSSSSSGCPSPAPQSSSDPDDAPPKLLPETMSPSAPDWREPEVLDLSIPPEVAATSKRVPPDVTAATGQAPPVAPEPAGASSEPEAGDWRPEMSPCSNVVVTDVTSNLLTVTIKEFCNPEDFEKVATGVAGATGGGGGSGVSK
- the CBX6 gene encoding chromobox protein homolog 6 isoform X2, producing MELSAVGERVFAAESIIKRRIRKGRIEYLVKWKGWAIKYSTWEPEENILDSRLIAAFEQKERERELYGPKKRGPKPKTFLLKARAQAEALRISDVHFSVKPSASASSPKLHSSAAVHRLKKDIRRCHRMSRRPLPRPDPQGGSPGLRPPISPFSETVRIINRKVKPREPKRNRIILNLKVIDKGTGGAGTGQGAGALARPKVPSRNRVIGKSKKFSESILRTQIRHMKFGTFALYNKPPPGPPPPPPAGKADPAASPGPGLLLAAPAAPYDARSSSSSGCPSPAPQSSSDPDDAPPKLLPETMSPSAPDWREPEVLDLSIPPEVAATSKRVPPDVTAATGQAPPVAPEPAGASSEPEAGDWRPEMSPCSNVVVTDVTSNLLTVTIKEFCNPEDFEKIQKGGWG